One part of the Algibacter sp. L1A34 genome encodes these proteins:
- a CDS encoding multiheme c-type cytochrome, with amino-acid sequence MKLPNTTIVILFMVFALFSCKEESKYVPTSNKTDNVFASTEQIPDNHFLGDQTCKECHADQFKLWQGSDHDKAMQEVSDSSILADFNNVKFTSQGITSHFYKKGDDFYVNTEGPEGTYEDYKIVYTFGIKPLQQYIVQFPNGHYQCLRTAWDTEKGKWFDLYPDFKVVHSEWLHWSRGGLNWNTMCSDCHSTNVRKNYDFESDSYDTKYAIINVSCEACHGPGKTHVEQANLKGKDYKFSGDLKMAVGTDSQDLVDQCARCHMRREQISDYFNFEGTMLDHYFPELINLNTYHPDGQILDEDYVYGSFVQSKMYHNGVTCINCHDSHSYKLKFEGNLLCAQCHVPDTYDTPEHHFHDKNTEGAQCINCHMTGKYYMGNDFRRDHSFRIPRPDLSIKYGTPNACIQCHQDKDNEWAWENFKKQYGEPDYKHFSELLAPGLLGDENGLNNLLELAKDSVYPDMARASAVSGLRNYYDADAVNDLISFLDDDSPLVRAATLDVISNMNSNDYVSYLLPMLKDEKRSVRVKAFFALGYLDEIQIPEDYKAVFKKVKKEFETQLNMTLDFVGGRIKKGDYYLKKGDLKAGIKCYESALEIDYINNIIRTNLANLYYRDGDFIKTEAAYKKVIELEPEYAQTYYSYSLLLAELNRIDEAIKQMHLAIKFGPENIRFYYNLSLLYDKINNLKQAEIIAAKGLKLDSNNESLLYVLAYIYNKGHQKDKAKNIASKLVQLYPNNNQYTSFFNQLNNSN; translated from the coding sequence TTGAAACTTCCAAATACAACAATTGTTATTTTATTTATGGTGTTTGCTCTTTTTTCTTGCAAAGAAGAATCTAAGTATGTGCCTACTTCTAACAAAACTGATAATGTTTTTGCTTCCACAGAACAAATTCCAGATAATCATTTTTTAGGAGATCAAACCTGCAAGGAATGTCATGCAGATCAATTTAAATTATGGCAAGGGTCCGATCATGATAAAGCCATGCAAGAGGTTTCAGATTCTAGTATTTTGGCCGATTTTAATAATGTGAAATTTACAAGTCAAGGGATAACTTCTCACTTTTATAAAAAAGGAGACGATTTTTATGTGAATACCGAAGGGCCAGAGGGCACTTATGAAGATTACAAAATTGTGTACACCTTCGGAATAAAACCTTTACAGCAATATATTGTGCAATTTCCAAACGGACATTATCAATGTTTAAGAACGGCTTGGGATACTGAAAAAGGTAAATGGTTTGATTTATATCCCGATTTTAAAGTGGTACATTCAGAATGGTTGCATTGGTCTAGAGGTGGTTTAAATTGGAATACTATGTGTTCAGACTGTCATTCCACAAATGTTAGAAAAAATTATGATTTTGAATCTGATAGTTATGATACCAAATATGCCATTATTAATGTAAGTTGTGAAGCTTGTCATGGGCCAGGTAAAACGCATGTAGAGCAAGCTAATTTAAAAGGAAAAGACTATAAGTTTTCGGGAGATTTAAAAATGGCTGTTGGAACAGATTCACAAGATTTGGTAGATCAATGTGCGAGGTGCCACATGAGACGAGAACAAATTTCTGATTATTTTAATTTTGAAGGTACTATGTTGGATCATTATTTTCCTGAGTTGATTAATTTAAATACCTATCATCCCGACGGACAAATTTTAGATGAGGATTATGTGTATGGCTCTTTTGTGCAAAGTAAAATGTATCATAATGGGGTTACTTGTATTAATTGTCACGATTCACATTCATACAAGCTTAAGTTTGAAGGTAACTTATTATGTGCGCAATGTCACGTTCCTGATACATATGATACGCCTGAACATCATTTTCACGATAAAAATACAGAAGGCGCTCAGTGTATTAATTGCCACATGACGGGTAAATATTATATGGGAAATGATTTTAGAAGAGATCATAGTTTTAGAATTCCAAGACCAGATTTAAGTATAAAATATGGAACACCAAATGCTTGTATCCAATGTCACCAGGATAAAGATAATGAGTGGGCGTGGGAAAATTTTAAAAAACAGTATGGTGAGCCAGATTATAAACATTTCTCCGAGCTTCTAGCGCCTGGCTTATTGGGCGATGAAAATGGGTTAAATAACCTGTTGGAATTAGCTAAAGATTCTGTATATCCAGATATGGCGAGAGCTTCTGCTGTTAGCGGACTTAGAAATTATTATGATGCCGATGCGGTTAATGATCTTATTAGTTTTTTAGATGATGATTCACCATTAGTAAGAGCAGCTACTTTAGATGTTATTAGTAATATGAACTCTAATGATTACGTAAGTTACTTGCTTCCTATGCTAAAGGATGAAAAACGATCTGTAAGAGTTAAAGCTTTTTTTGCGTTGGGTTATTTGGATGAAATTCAAATACCTGAAGATTATAAAGCGGTTTTTAAGAAAGTGAAAAAAGAATTTGAAACGCAATTAAATATGACTTTAGATTTTGTGGGAGGACGAATAAAAAAAGGTGATTATTATTTAAAGAAAGGCGATTTAAAAGCAGGAATTAAATGTTATGAAAGTGCTTTAGAAATTGATTATATTAATAATATTATAAGAACAAATCTTGCTAATTTATACTATAGAGATGGTGACTTTATAAAAACGGAAGCGGCTTATAAAAAAGTTATTGAATTAGAACCAGAATATGCCCAAACCTATTATTCATATTCACTTTTATTAGCTGAATTAAATAGAATAGATGAAGCAATAAAACAAATGCACCTTGCTATTAAATTTGGACCAGAAAATATTAGGTTTTACTATAATTTAAGTCTGCTTTATGATAAAATAAATAATTTAAAACAGGCAGAAATAATAGCTGCTAAAGGTTTAAAGCTTGATTCTAATAATGAGAGCTTATTGTATGTGTTAGCTTATATATATAATAAAGGACATCAAAAAGATAAAGCTAAAAATATAGCTTCTAAGTTAGTGCAACTATATCCTAATAATAATCAATATACAAGCTTTTTTAATCAGCTAAATAATTCTAACTAA
- a CDS encoding nitroreductase family protein encodes MKSPNHIMLNGYKHISFESEIFSEIELTEKSKTFYNWLDKRRSIRDFSDTPVPKQVIENLIKSASTAPSGAHKQPWTFCAISNPLLKTKIRKAAEIEEQESYTSRMSERWKKDLAPLATDMNKPFLETAPWLIVAFKKAYELDENGEKNNNYYVSESVGIACGMLISAIHNAGLVTLTHTPSPMNFLSKLLNRPSNERAFLLLPVGYPKFPTYVPDLKRKDLDEISAFYE; translated from the coding sequence ATGAAATCACCAAATCATATAATGCTTAATGGATATAAGCACATTTCTTTTGAGTCAGAAATATTTTCAGAGATTGAATTAACTGAAAAAAGTAAAACATTCTATAACTGGTTAGATAAAAGAAGATCCATAAGAGATTTTTCAGACACACCTGTTCCTAAACAAGTTATTGAAAACCTTATTAAAAGCGCATCTACAGCGCCATCTGGAGCTCACAAACAACCCTGGACATTTTGCGCTATTTCTAACCCATTGTTAAAAACCAAAATTCGAAAAGCAGCCGAAATTGAAGAACAAGAAAGTTATACAAGTAGAATGAGCGAACGTTGGAAAAAAGATTTAGCACCTCTAGCTACAGATATGAACAAACCTTTTTTAGAGACAGCTCCTTGGTTAATTGTTGCGTTTAAAAAGGCTTATGAATTAGATGAAAACGGAGAAAAAAACAACAATTACTATGTAAGTGAATCTGTAGGTATAGCCTGCGGAATGTTAATTTCGGCTATTCATAATGCAGGTTTAGTAACTTTAACGCACACACCTAGCCCAATGAATTTTTTATCAAAGCTCCTTAACAGACCAAGTAATGAAAGAGCTTTTTTATTACTTCCGGTAGGCTACCCAAAGTTTCCAACCTACGTACCCGATTTAAAAAGAAAAGATTTAGATGAAATTTCTGCTTTTTATGAATAG
- a CDS encoding BamA/TamA family outer membrane protein, with protein MIQACSVKKYIPKDEFLFDGYEVTVTDDNDSLPVKNKPELKVALEDVLLPEANSEFLGMYPGLFYYYKVQDSTPGFFNKFMYKQLGEKPIYKSDIEKYEIEELLQNRLNNRGFFYSKTDSKFIDNEKQRTAKVDYSVTVKQSYEMETYQIDSLPSLLQNEIKTIVGTSKFEKGMRFNLAGMKLERERIDEELKKRGYYNFNPSFLIFEADTSQYKNKRFDLFLTLKKDVPKKAIVPYMVTKINVYTNYDLQQDSLQLETVVFNNKNYISDELFFKPKYLDPFITIKADALYDPVASKNTARRLATIGSYKFINIQYKEIDNTEQDSIGKLEASIYLSPLNKRAVRAELQAVTKSNNFAGPALGLTFTNRNLYQGGETLNITAKTGYETQISGGNQSGLTSLELGLGAELFFPRVLFPIKINTNFFKYEIPKTKMGLSIDYLSRSQLYTLLSGTATFGYVWDANRYVTHKINPISVNYTRLSNTTEEFETILDENTFLQSSFEQQFISGLTYSFTYNEMVDANKKHQFYLNALLDVAGNSLSLFGKEETPGEPKTFLNAEYAQYAKADVDMRYHFNFGKDQKIAARLFAGYGYAYGNSDVLPFTKQYYSGGPYSVRAFNSRSLGPGTFDGTLTDSDSYFDQSGNIRLEANAEYRFPVFGFVKGAVFVDAGNVWNSVDNPDIDNDTFSSSFLSELGMGAGVGMRIDVQGFVIRLDLAAPFHDPSLPEGERLDFNTDASVLNFAIGYPF; from the coding sequence CTGATACAAGCATGTAGTGTTAAAAAATATATACCTAAAGACGAATTTTTATTTGATGGATACGAGGTTACAGTTACAGATGATAATGATTCTCTTCCCGTTAAAAATAAACCTGAATTAAAAGTAGCCTTGGAAGATGTGCTATTGCCAGAAGCTAATAGTGAATTTTTAGGAATGTATCCAGGGCTTTTTTATTATTATAAAGTACAAGATTCCACTCCAGGCTTTTTTAATAAATTTATGTATAAGCAGCTAGGTGAAAAACCAATTTACAAAAGCGATATAGAGAAATATGAGATTGAAGAATTATTGCAAAACAGATTAAATAATCGTGGGTTTTTCTATAGTAAAACAGACTCGAAATTTATAGATAACGAGAAGCAAAGAACAGCGAAAGTAGACTATAGCGTTACCGTAAAGCAATCTTACGAAATGGAAACTTATCAAATAGATTCATTACCATCTCTACTTCAAAATGAAATAAAAACAATAGTAGGGACTAGCAAATTTGAAAAAGGTATGCGTTTTAATCTAGCTGGTATGAAGCTAGAAAGAGAACGCATTGATGAGGAACTCAAAAAGAGGGGGTATTATAATTTTAATCCTAGTTTTTTGATTTTCGAAGCCGATACTAGTCAGTATAAGAATAAGCGTTTTGATTTGTTTTTAACGCTTAAAAAGGATGTGCCTAAAAAAGCAATAGTGCCATATATGGTTACAAAGATAAATGTTTATACTAATTACGATTTACAACAAGATAGCCTGCAATTAGAGACTGTAGTGTTCAATAATAAAAATTATATAAGTGATGAGTTGTTTTTTAAACCAAAATATTTAGATCCTTTTATTACAATAAAAGCAGATGCGCTTTACGATCCTGTGGCTTCAAAAAATACAGCAAGACGACTTGCAACAATTGGTTCGTATAAATTTATTAATATTCAATACAAAGAAATAGATAATACGGAGCAAGATAGTATAGGTAAATTAGAAGCTAGTATATATTTATCTCCATTGAATAAGCGTGCAGTTAGAGCGGAGTTACAGGCAGTAACAAAATCGAATAATTTTGCGGGACCAGCTTTAGGACTCACTTTTACAAACCGAAATCTATATCAAGGAGGAGAAACACTTAATATTACAGCAAAAACGGGTTATGAAACTCAAATTTCGGGAGGTAACCAAAGCGGGTTAACAAGTCTTGAATTAGGCTTGGGAGCAGAACTATTTTTTCCTAGAGTTCTTTTTCCTATTAAAATTAATACTAACTTTTTTAAATATGAAATTCCAAAAACAAAAATGGGACTTTCTATTGATTATCTAAGTCGAAGCCAGTTATATACCTTGCTATCTGGTACGGCAACTTTTGGTTATGTTTGGGATGCAAATCGTTATGTAACACACAAGATTAATCCTATATCGGTAAATTATACAAGGCTTTCAAATACAACAGAGGAGTTTGAAACGATTTTAGATGAAAACACTTTTTTACAGAGTAGTTTTGAGCAACAGTTCATTTCTGGTTTAACATATTCTTTTACCTATAACGAAATGGTGGATGCTAATAAAAAGCATCAGTTTTATTTGAATGCACTTTTAGATGTTGCAGGGAACTCGCTTAGCTTATTCGGAAAAGAAGAAACACCGGGAGAACCTAAAACTTTTTTAAATGCTGAATATGCGCAATACGCCAAAGCGGATGTTGATATGCGGTATCACTTTAATTTTGGGAAAGACCAAAAAATTGCAGCGAGACTTTTTGCAGGTTATGGTTATGCCTATGGGAATAGCGATGTATTGCCGTTTACTAAACAATACTACTCTGGAGGGCCTTACAGTGTGCGAGCATTTAATAGTCGGTCTTTAGGGCCAGGAACATTTGATGGAACTTTAACCGATAGTGATTCTTATTTTGATCAGTCGGGAAATATTAGGCTTGAAGCAAATGCAGAATATAGGTTTCCTGTTTTTGGGTTTGTAAAAGGAGCTGTCTTTGTCGATGCAGGAAATGTATGGAACTCTGTAGATAATCCAGATATTGATAACGATACATTTTCTAGTAGTTTTTTAAGCGAACTAGGTATGGGCGCGGGAGTAGGAATGCGTATTGATGTACAAGGTTTTGTAATAAGACTAGATTTGGCTGCACCATTCCACGATCCTTCATTACCAGAAGGTGAACGATTAGATTTTAATACAGATGCATCTGTACTTAACTTTGCTATTGGATATCCTTTTTAA